The proteins below are encoded in one region of Chiloscyllium plagiosum isolate BGI_BamShark_2017 chromosome 7, ASM401019v2, whole genome shotgun sequence:
- the LOC122551321 gene encoding gamma-crystallin S-1-like, whose product MGKIIFYEDRNFQGRHYECSSDCADLSPYFSRCNSIRVDSDWWVLYEKPNYMGYQYILTRGEYPDYQRWMGFNDCVRSCRSYPQYRGGSYRMRIYERPDFGGQMMEFMDDCPSVYDRFRYRDIHSCHVMDGYWIFYEHPNYRGRQYFMRPSEYRRYSDWGGYNATVGSFRRMRDF is encoded by the exons ATGGGAAAG ATCATCTTCTACGAGGACAGGAACTTCCAGGGGCGGCACTATGAGTGCAGCAGTGACTGTGCCGACCTGTCCCCTTACTTCAGCCGCTGTAACTCCATCCGTGTTGACAGTGACTGGTGGGTGCTGTATGAGAAACCCAATTACATGGGATACCAGTATATTCTGACCAGAGGAGAGTATCCTGACTACCAGCGCTGGATGGGATTCAATGACTGTGTCAGGTCATGTCGCTCCTACCCACAG TACCGTGGAGGATCCTACAGAATGAGGATTTATGAGAGGCCTGACTTTGgaggacagatgatggaattcatGGATGACTGTCCATCTGTCTACGATCGTTTCCGTTACCGTGACATCCACTCCTGCCATGTGATGGACGGTTACTGGATCTTCTATGAACATCCCAACTACAGAGGGCGACAGTACTTCATGAGACCCAGTGAATACAGGAGATACAGTGACTGGGGAGGCTACAACGCAACTGTTGGGTCTTTCAGGCGCATGAGGGATTTCTGA
- the LOC122551323 gene encoding gamma-crystallin S-1 has translation MGKIIFYEDRNFQGRHYECSSDCADLSPYFSRCNSIRVESDWWVLYEKPNYMGYQYVLTRGEYPDYQRWMGFNDCVRSCRSYPQYRGGSYRMRIYERPDFGGQMMEFMDDCPSVYDRFRYRDIHSCHVMDGYWIFYEHPNYRGRQYFMRPGEYRRYSDWGGYSSTIGSFRRMRDF, from the exons ATGGGAAAG ATCATCTTCTACGAGGACAGGAACTTCCAGGGGCGGCACTATGAGTGCAGCAGTGACTGTGCCGACCTGTCCCCTTACTTCAGCCGCTGTAACTCCATCCGTGTTGAGAGTGACTGGTGGGTGCTGTACGAGAAACCCAATTACATGGGATACCAGTATGTTCTGACCAGGGGAGAGTATCCTGATTACCAGCGCTGGATGGGATTCAATGACTGTGTCAGGTCATGTCGCTCCTACCCACAG TACCGTGGAGGATCCTACAGAATGAGGATTTATGAGAGGCCTGACTTTGgaggacagatgatggaattcatGGATGACTGTCCATCTGTCTACGATCGTTTCCGTTACCGTGACATCCACTCCTGCCATGTGATGGACGGTTACTGGATCTTCTATGAACACCCGAACTACAGAGGGCGCCAGTACTTCATGAGACCTGGTGAATACAGGAGATACAGTGACTGGGGAGGCTACAGCTCAACTATCGGATCTTTCAGGCGAATGAGAGATTTCTAA
- the LOC122551322 gene encoding gamma-crystallin S-1-like: MGKIIFYEDRNFQGRHYECSSDCADLSPYFSRCNSIRVDSDWWVLYEKPNYMGYQYVLTRGEYPDYQRWMGFNDCVRSCRSYPQYRGGSYRMRIYERPDFGGQMMEFMDDCPSVYDRFRYRDIHSCHVMDGYWIFYEHPNYRGRQYFMRPGEYRRYSDWGGYSSAIGSFRRMRDF, translated from the exons ATGGGAAAG ATCATCTTCTACGAGGACAGGAACTTCCAGGGGCGGCACTATGAGTGCAGCAGTGACTGTGCCGACCTGTCCCCTTACTTCAGCCGCTGTAACTCCATCCGTGTTGACAGTGACTGGTGGGTGCTGTATGAGAAACCCAATTACATGGGATACCAGTATGTTCTGACCAGGGGAGAGTATCCTGACTACCAGCGCTGGATGGGATTCAACGACTGTGTCAGGTCATGTCGCTCCTACCCACAG TACCGTGGAGGCTCCTACAGAATGAGGATTTACGAGAGGCCTGACTTTGgaggacagatgatggaattcatGGATGACTGTCCATCTGTCTACGATCGTTTCCGTTACCGTGACATCCACTCCTGCCATGTGATGGACGGTTACTGGATCTTCTATGAACATCCCAACTACAGAGGGCGCCAGTACTTCATGAGACCTGGTGAATACAGGAGATACAGTGACTGGGGAGGCTACAGCTCAGCTATTGGATCTTTCAGACGCATGAGGGATTTCTAG